In bacterium, a genomic segment contains:
- a CDS encoding isocitrate/isopropylmalate family dehydrogenase encodes MAYRVTLIPGDGTGPEIVEATKKVIDATGVKIDWEEVQAGEVALEQFGT; translated from the coding sequence CTTATCGTGTTACTCTCATTCCTGGCGATGGCACTGGTCCGGAAATTGTTGAGGCGACGAAAAAAGTAATCGATGCGACCGGGGTCAAGATCGATTGGGAAGAAGTTCAAGCCGGTGAAGTAGCGCTTGAACAATTTGGCAC